One genomic window of Corticium candelabrum chromosome 9, ooCorCand1.1, whole genome shotgun sequence includes the following:
- the LOC134184594 gene encoding uncharacterized protein LOC134184594, translated as MEPRKSASVRIVLRIFGLVAGAVVIGCIAGKLLETHSGYNPFSRDRITVKVCYFHLLDLLDNGPFGDLKKIACEFGLACGAAAVLLAVVFCTLDYMTDIKESAASIRRPIIIVGSCLAVIMAVVWVSCFGYLTKLWFDVHGNDWTNEYKIPGQATLSFSFLSFIAWILVAVFGIIGLQSSSDNVPRQVKG; from the exons ATGGAGCCTCGCAAGTCTGCTTCAGTTCGGATTGTTTTGCGAATTTTTGGTCTC GTAGCTGGTGCCGTTGTTATCGGTTGCATTGCTGGCAAGCTACTTGAAACCCATTCAGGCTATAATCCATTCAGCAGGGACAGAATAACCGTGAAAGTTTGCTACTTCCACTTGCTGGACTTGCTGGACAATGGGCCGTTTGGTGACCTCAAGAAGATCGCTTGTGAATTTGGCCTAGCTTGTGGCGCAGCGGCTGTGCTCCTAGCCGTCGTTTTCTGTACACTTGACTACATGACGGATATAAAAGAAAGCGCAGCGTCAATTCGTCGACCCATTATCATAGTAGGAAGCTGCCTGGCCGTCATCATGGCAGTCGTCTGGGTTTCTTGCTTCGGTTACTT AACTAAACTGTGGTTTGATGTCCATGGAAACGACTGGACTAACGAGTACAAGATTCCAGGACAAGCAACCCTATCTTTCAGTTTTCTGTCATTTATCGCATGG ATTCTTGTTGCCGTTTTTGGTATCATCGGTCTACAATCTTCTAGTGACAATGTTCCCAGACAAGTTAAAGGCTAA